One Coffea arabica cultivar ET-39 chromosome 5e, Coffea Arabica ET-39 HiFi, whole genome shotgun sequence DNA segment encodes these proteins:
- the LOC113743851 gene encoding uncharacterized protein isoform X1 produces MFFWCISASDMASEATSQSKGKGKGYFTWTPEMDRVMGTCFIDQMNQGNKLDGKCAWKAVAYTAVMNALFDKLNISVTKANIISRFKTWEKHYDILYPLLQSCNSGSTIIWDYSRGRIDVRDEDVWNARVSENPKILPYRKKIVVENWEDICTLFSQDRANGEGAQTVFEANTEAEVEESANVEESFETDSRSLEDEVMNALLARQRSKSKASSSTNDRGTKRKLTSSQVLYKVLGRMADSLDKYLNSECSKVTTKMVEDELSKIELDRFQFLKGIDLLMNDRTKYDTFSGLQDDLKKDWLLMHIGN; encoded by the coding sequence ATGTTTTTCTGGTGCATATCTGCCTCAGATATGGCATCTGAAGCAACATCTCAGTCAAAAGGGAAAGGCAAAGGGTATTTCACTTGGACTCCTGAAATGGATCGTGTAATGGGCACTTGTTTTATTGACCAAATGAACCAAGGAAACAAATTGGATGGTAAATGTGCATGGAAAGCAGTAGCCTACACTGCAGTAATGAATGCTTTATTCGATAAACTCAATATATCTGTGACAAAGGCTAATATTATATCTCGTTTCAAGACATGGGAGAAACACTATGACATCTTATACCCACTGCTCCAGTCCTGTAACTCTGGGTCTACGATAATATGGGACTACTCTAGAGGTAGAATTGATGTTCGTGATGAGGATGTATGGAATGCTCGAGTAAGTGAGAATCCAAAAATTCTTCCTTACAGAAAAAAAATTGTGGTTGAAAATTGGGAGGACATCTGTACACTGTTTTCACAAGATCGTGCAAATGGAGAGGGTGCCCAAACTGTTTTTGAGGCTAATACTGAAGCTGAAGTTGAAGAGTCTGCTAATGTAGAGGAATCATTTGAGACTGATTCACGATCTTTAGAAGATGAAGTTATGAATGCACTGCTAGCTCGACAACGGTCAAAATCAAAAGCTTCATCTTCAACAAATGATCGTGGCACAAAGAGAAAACTAACTAGCTCTCAAGTACTTTACAAAGTGTTGGGACGAATGGCAGATTCACTGGATAAGTACTTAAATTCAGAATGCTCAAAAGTTACAACTAAAATGGTGGAAGACGAGTTATCTAAAATTGAATTGgatagatttcaatttttgaagggTATTGATTTACTTATGAATGACAGGACAAAGTATGACACTTTTTCTGGTCTCCAAGATGACTTAAAAAAGGATTGGCTATTGATGCacattggtaattga
- the LOC113743851 gene encoding uncharacterized protein isoform X2, producing MASEATSQSKGKGKGYFTWTPEMDRVMGTCFIDQMNQGNKLDGKCAWKAVAYTAVMNALFDKLNISVTKANIISRFKTWEKHYDILYPLLQSCNSGSTIIWDYSRGRIDVRDEDVWNARVSENPKILPYRKKIVVENWEDICTLFSQDRANGEGAQTVFEANTEAEVEESANVEESFETDSRSLEDEVMNALLARQRSKSKASSSTNDRGTKRKLTSSQVLYKVLGRMADSLDKYLNSECSKVTTKMVEDELSKIELDRFQFLKGIDLLMNDRTKYDTFSGLQDDLKKDWLLMHIGN from the coding sequence ATGGCATCTGAAGCAACATCTCAGTCAAAAGGGAAAGGCAAAGGGTATTTCACTTGGACTCCTGAAATGGATCGTGTAATGGGCACTTGTTTTATTGACCAAATGAACCAAGGAAACAAATTGGATGGTAAATGTGCATGGAAAGCAGTAGCCTACACTGCAGTAATGAATGCTTTATTCGATAAACTCAATATATCTGTGACAAAGGCTAATATTATATCTCGTTTCAAGACATGGGAGAAACACTATGACATCTTATACCCACTGCTCCAGTCCTGTAACTCTGGGTCTACGATAATATGGGACTACTCTAGAGGTAGAATTGATGTTCGTGATGAGGATGTATGGAATGCTCGAGTAAGTGAGAATCCAAAAATTCTTCCTTACAGAAAAAAAATTGTGGTTGAAAATTGGGAGGACATCTGTACACTGTTTTCACAAGATCGTGCAAATGGAGAGGGTGCCCAAACTGTTTTTGAGGCTAATACTGAAGCTGAAGTTGAAGAGTCTGCTAATGTAGAGGAATCATTTGAGACTGATTCACGATCTTTAGAAGATGAAGTTATGAATGCACTGCTAGCTCGACAACGGTCAAAATCAAAAGCTTCATCTTCAACAAATGATCGTGGCACAAAGAGAAAACTAACTAGCTCTCAAGTACTTTACAAAGTGTTGGGACGAATGGCAGATTCACTGGATAAGTACTTAAATTCAGAATGCTCAAAAGTTACAACTAAAATGGTGGAAGACGAGTTATCTAAAATTGAATTGgatagatttcaatttttgaagggTATTGATTTACTTATGAATGACAGGACAAAGTATGACACTTTTTCTGGTCTCCAAGATGACTTAAAAAAGGATTGGCTATTGATGCacattggtaattga